One genomic window of Sodaliphilus pleomorphus includes the following:
- a CDS encoding aldose epimerase family protein produces MKITRETIDSPHGAITLYTLTNARGASVKLSSVGAGVVSVVVPDRQGRLDDVVIGYADPADYFYDGPCAGKVPGRYANRIARGRFTLEGTTYQLAINNGPNALHGGPEGFSHKLWHSQHDTSGVTFTLHSPDGDEHYPGNLVATARYSFNDEGELSLELKATTDKTTVVNLTNHTYWNLAGENSGSVLDQELWLACSSYLPTDPTLIPTGEIAPVAGTPMDFTSRKALGKNIDNDFPALHYGKGYDNCWVVDDWHPGQLKKVALLVDRKSGRQLEVLTTQPAVQVYTGNYLADSPAGKGARRPYSDYDGVAIECQGMPDAPNHPNFPSQVLKPGEEYEQVIVFKLSAH; encoded by the coding sequence ATGAAGATAACGAGGGAAACCATCGACTCGCCTCATGGTGCAATCACACTCTACACGCTCACCAATGCCCGTGGTGCAAGCGTCAAGCTCTCGAGCGTGGGAGCAGGAGTGGTGAGCGTCGTCGTGCCCGACCGCCAGGGCCGGCTCGACGACGTGGTCATAGGCTATGCCGACCCGGCCGACTATTTCTACGACGGCCCCTGCGCCGGCAAGGTGCCGGGCCGCTATGCCAACCGCATAGCCCGAGGCCGCTTCACGCTCGAGGGCACGACCTACCAGCTGGCCATCAACAACGGCCCCAACGCCCTGCACGGCGGCCCCGAGGGTTTCAGCCACAAGCTGTGGCACAGCCAGCACGACACGAGCGGCGTGACCTTCACCCTGCACAGCCCCGACGGCGACGAGCACTACCCGGGCAACCTGGTGGCCACGGCACGCTACAGCTTCAACGACGAGGGCGAGCTCAGTCTTGAGCTCAAGGCCACTACCGACAAGACGACCGTCGTCAATCTCACCAACCACACCTACTGGAACCTGGCTGGCGAGAACAGCGGCAGCGTGCTCGACCAAGAGCTGTGGCTGGCCTGTTCCAGCTATCTGCCCACCGACCCCACCCTCATTCCCACTGGCGAGATCGCTCCAGTGGCAGGAACTCCCATGGACTTCACATCGCGCAAAGCCTTAGGAAAAAATATTGACAACGATTTCCCCGCCCTGCACTACGGCAAGGGCTACGACAATTGCTGGGTGGTCGACGACTGGCACCCGGGGCAGCTCAAGAAGGTGGCCCTGCTCGTCGACCGCAAGAGCGGCCGGCAGCTCGAGGTGCTCACCACCCAGCCGGCTGTGCAGGTATACACAGGCAACTACCTGGCCGACAGTCCGGCTGGCAAGGGCGCCCGCCGGCCCTACAGCGACTACGACGGCGTGGCCATCGAGTGCCAGGGCATGCCCGACGCGCCCAACCACCCCAACTTTCCCAGCCAGGTGCTCAAGCCTGGCGAGGAATATGAGCAGGTGATTGTGTTCAAGCTGTCGGCACACTGA
- a CDS encoding MFS transporter translates to MKTKPNLSSRQLYDISFGFFGVQIAYALQSANVSRIFATLGADPHSLSYFWILPPLMGMIVQPLVGFFSDKTWCRFGRRIPYLFIGALVAVIVMCLLPNAGSFGMTVATAMTFGLVALMFLDTSINMAMQPFKMMVGDLVNEQQKAKAYSIQSFLCNAGSIVGYIFPLFFTWIGIKNKAPKGVVPDSVIWSFYIGAAILILCVIYTVTHVREMPPEEYVQYQDTVEDAKGKVHVKEPQGAWKVFFEVGLVQFFCWAAFLYMWTYTGGTIGHTVWHTLDTSSRAYQDAGNWVGVLFAVQAVGSVCWALVLPKFKSTKAAYALSLLIGAIGFALVPYCANAYLLFVPFILIGFAWAAMLAMPFTFVTNAFEGSSRMGTVLGLFNCTICLPQIIAAATGGLVMAVVCHKEAGVFVQDHMFLAAAAFLVIATLCVFAITTKKHSTQA, encoded by the coding sequence ATGAAAACCAAACCCAACTTGTCGTCGCGACAACTCTACGACATCAGCTTCGGCTTCTTTGGCGTGCAGATCGCCTATGCACTGCAGAGCGCCAACGTGAGCCGCATCTTTGCCACGCTGGGTGCCGACCCGCACTCGCTCAGCTATTTCTGGATACTACCGCCCCTCATGGGCATGATCGTGCAGCCCCTGGTGGGCTTCTTCAGCGACAAGACGTGGTGCCGCTTCGGGCGCCGCATCCCCTACCTGTTTATCGGCGCCCTGGTAGCCGTCATCGTCATGTGCCTGCTGCCCAATGCCGGCTCGTTTGGCATGACGGTGGCCACTGCGATGACCTTCGGTCTCGTCGCACTCATGTTTCTCGACACGAGCATCAACATGGCCATGCAGCCCTTCAAGATGATGGTGGGCGACCTGGTCAACGAGCAGCAGAAGGCCAAGGCCTACAGCATACAATCCTTCCTGTGCAATGCAGGCTCGATTGTGGGCTACATCTTCCCGCTGTTTTTCACATGGATAGGCATCAAGAACAAAGCGCCCAAGGGCGTGGTGCCCGACTCGGTGATATGGTCGTTCTACATCGGGGCTGCCATTCTCATCTTGTGCGTCATCTACACCGTGACCCATGTGCGCGAAATGCCGCCCGAGGAATATGTTCAATACCAAGACACCGTAGAGGACGCCAAGGGCAAGGTTCACGTGAAGGAGCCCCAAGGCGCCTGGAAAGTATTTTTCGAGGTGGGGCTGGTGCAATTCTTCTGCTGGGCGGCATTCCTCTACATGTGGACCTACACTGGCGGCACCATTGGCCACACCGTGTGGCACACCCTCGACACCTCGAGCCGCGCCTATCAGGACGCCGGCAACTGGGTGGGAGTGCTCTTTGCCGTGCAGGCCGTGGGCAGCGTGTGCTGGGCTCTCGTGCTTCCCAAGTTCAAGAGCACCAAGGCAGCCTATGCCTTGAGTCTGCTCATCGGTGCCATCGGCTTTGCCTTGGTGCCCTATTGCGCCAATGCCTATCTGCTCTTTGTGCCCTTCATCCTCATCGGTTTTGCCTGGGCAGCCATGCTGGCCATGCCCTTCACCTTTGTGACCAACGCCTTTGAGGGCAGCAGCCGCATGGGCACTGTGCTGGGCTTGTTCAACTGCACGATATGCTTGCCGCAAATCATTGCCGCAGCCACCGGCGGCCTGGTGATGGCAGTTGTGTGCCACAAGGAGGCAGGCGTCTTTGTGCAAGACCACATGTTTCTGGCAGCTGCCGCATTCCTGGTCATTGCCACCCTGTGCGTTTTTGCCATCACGACCAAGAAGCACAGCACTCAAGCATGA
- the argH gene encoding argininosuccinate lyase: MASKLWEKTVELNHDVERYTVGRDREMDMYLARYDVLGSIAHITMLESIGLLSASELDTLTAELRRIYADIEAGRFHIDEGVEDVHSQVELLLTQRQGDVGKKIHSGRSRNDQVLVDLRLFTRSEIEDLVHHITALFKTLQSQSERYKHVLMPGYTHLQVAMPSSFGLWFGAYAESLADDLTVLKAAYDVVNRNPLGSAAGYGSSFPLDRELTTRLLGFASVDYNVVYAQMGRGKTERIVSAAIANVAATISKLACDACMFNCQNFGFIKLPDEFTTGSSIMPHKKNPDVFELTRARCNRLQALPYSITMITSNLPVGYFRDLQLIKEEFLPEFDEIKTVIAMVDAMMRQVQVNEHILDDPRYDLMFSVEQVNRLAAAGMPFRDAYKKVGLDIEQGRFKAVKEVHHTHEGSMGNLCNDRVAALYRATLESFDFDTYHQAFDKLLGK; the protein is encoded by the coding sequence ATGGCATCAAAACTTTGGGAAAAGACTGTTGAGCTCAACCACGATGTTGAGCGTTACACTGTGGGGCGTGACCGCGAGATGGACATGTACCTGGCTCGCTACGACGTGCTGGGCTCGATAGCCCACATCACCATGCTCGAGAGCATAGGCCTGCTCTCGGCCAGCGAGCTTGACACGCTCACTGCCGAGCTGCGCCGCATCTATGCCGACATCGAGGCAGGTCGCTTCCACATCGACGAGGGCGTCGAGGACGTGCACAGCCAGGTCGAGCTCTTGCTCACCCAGCGGCAGGGCGACGTGGGCAAGAAGATACACTCGGGCCGCTCTCGCAACGACCAGGTGCTGGTCGACCTGCGCCTGTTCACCCGCAGCGAGATTGAAGACCTGGTGCATCACATCACGGCACTGTTCAAGACGCTGCAATCGCAGAGCGAGCGCTACAAGCATGTGCTCATGCCCGGCTACACCCACTTGCAGGTGGCCATGCCCTCGTCGTTTGGCCTGTGGTTTGGCGCCTATGCCGAGTCGCTGGCCGACGACCTGACGGTGCTCAAGGCCGCCTACGACGTGGTCAACCGTAATCCCCTGGGGTCGGCTGCCGGCTATGGCTCCTCGTTCCCGCTCGACCGCGAGCTCACGACCCGCCTGCTGGGTTTTGCCTCGGTCGACTACAACGTGGTCTATGCCCAGATGGGGCGTGGCAAGACCGAGCGCATTGTGAGTGCTGCCATTGCCAATGTGGCAGCCACAATCTCCAAGCTGGCCTGTGACGCCTGCATGTTCAACTGCCAGAACTTTGGTTTCATCAAGCTGCCCGACGAGTTTACCACGGGCAGCAGCATCATGCCTCACAAGAAGAACCCCGACGTGTTTGAGCTCACGCGTGCCCGTTGCAACCGCTTGCAGGCATTGCCCTACAGCATCACGATGATAACCAGCAACCTGCCAGTGGGCTACTTCCGCGACTTGCAACTCATCAAGGAGGAGTTTCTTCCCGAGTTTGACGAGATCAAGACCGTCATTGCCATGGTCGATGCCATGATGAGGCAGGTGCAGGTGAACGAGCACATCCTCGACGACCCGCGCTACGACCTCATGTTCAGCGTCGAGCAGGTCAACCGGCTGGCAGCGGCCGGCATGCCCTTCCGCGATGCCTACAAGAAGGTGGGTCTCGACATCGAGCAGGGCCGCTTCAAGGCGGTGAAAGAGGTGCACCACACCCACGAGGGCAGCATGGGCAACTTGTGCAACGACCGTGTGGCAGCGCTCTATCGCGCCACGCTCGAGTCGTTTGACTTCGACACCTATCATCAGGCTTTTGACAAATTGCTGGGAAAATGA
- a CDS encoding glycosyltransferase family 2 protein yields the protein MEHQPTFSIVTVAWNAARVIGPTLESVQQQSCRDFEYLVVDGASTDATLQLVTDAGIAGTRIVSEPDHGIYDAMNKAIGLARGRYLIWLNAGDALATPRSLERMAALAATGPDVIYGQTQIVDASRRVVGMRHLTAPDRLGWRDFARGMLVCHQAFVARREIVPRYDLRYRYSADYDWCIKVLKRSQRNAYLGPEPVVSFLEEGTTTAHHKASLKERYHIMCHYYGTVPTIVRHLSFLPRYLKQKLLHHS from the coding sequence ATGGAACACCAACCCACATTTTCCATCGTCACGGTCGCGTGGAATGCCGCCAGGGTCATAGGCCCCACCCTCGAGAGCGTGCAGCAGCAGTCGTGCCGCGACTTTGAATACCTGGTGGTCGACGGCGCCTCGACCGACGCCACCCTGCAGCTCGTGACCGACGCCGGCATTGCTGGCACGCGCATCGTGAGCGAGCCCGACCACGGGATATATGATGCCATGAACAAGGCCATAGGCCTGGCACGCGGCCGCTACCTGATATGGCTCAATGCCGGCGACGCCCTGGCCACGCCCCGCTCGCTCGAGCGCATGGCCGCCCTGGCAGCCACCGGGCCCGATGTAATCTACGGGCAGACGCAGATTGTCGACGCCAGCCGCCGCGTGGTGGGCATGCGACATCTCACGGCGCCCGACCGCCTGGGCTGGCGCGACTTTGCCCGCGGCATGCTGGTGTGCCACCAGGCCTTTGTGGCCCGCCGCGAGATTGTGCCGCGCTACGACCTGCGCTACCGCTACAGCGCCGACTATGACTGGTGCATCAAGGTGCTCAAGCGCTCGCAGCGCAATGCCTACCTGGGCCCCGAGCCTGTAGTGAGCTTTCTCGAGGAGGGCACCACCACAGCCCACCACAAGGCCTCGCTCAAAGAGCGCTACCACATCATGTGCCACTACTACGGCACCGTGCCCACCATCGTGCGGCACCTCTCTTTCCTGCCGCGCTACTTGAAACAGAAACTCTTGCATCACTCATGA
- a CDS encoding MATE family efflux transporter, translating into MTKGLNREIWRIALPAIVTNVTIPLLGLLDTAIAGHLDASRGALYIGAVSVGAMMFNLLYWNFGFLRMGTSGLTAQAYGRRDTGMQAAILQRSTLLGLAIGVLIIALQWPLQRAALWVIGPGDDVRALALIYFYIGVWGAPPTLMMMSIKGWLLGMQDSRSPMIISIGVNVLNIAVSLLAVYGLKLGFAGIAVGTVTAQWAGLLYCWWLLRHKHRGLLSRMSWHTALRGGGLWSFFRVNGDIFARSTLMMVLNLFFMAVGARSGEMVLAVNALIMQLFTLFSYFMDGIAMAGEALVGKYWGMNRGKRLHSCVLRLFGWAAVLTLLCATLYAAVPGSIFGLLTSDSRVVAASVDYRWWCAAIPVAGMAAFVWDGVFIGLTRTRAMTLAVAVAVAAFFALYAALPRSMGNQALWFAFVTYLALRSLVQTAQYLWRRPGTRPLAD; encoded by the coding sequence ATGACCAAGGGCTTGAATCGCGAAATATGGCGCATCGCCCTGCCCGCCATTGTGACCAACGTCACCATACCGCTGCTGGGACTGCTCGACACCGCCATTGCCGGCCACCTCGACGCCAGCCGCGGCGCGCTCTATATCGGGGCCGTGTCGGTGGGCGCCATGATGTTCAACCTGCTGTATTGGAACTTCGGGTTCCTGCGCATGGGCACCTCGGGGCTCACAGCCCAGGCCTACGGCCGCCGCGACACGGGCATGCAGGCGGCCATCCTGCAACGGTCCACCCTGCTGGGACTTGCCATAGGGGTGCTCATCATCGCGCTGCAATGGCCGCTGCAGCGAGCAGCACTGTGGGTCATAGGGCCGGGCGACGACGTGCGGGCACTTGCCCTCATCTACTTCTACATAGGCGTGTGGGGAGCGCCGCCCACACTCATGATGATGAGCATCAAGGGGTGGCTGCTGGGCATGCAGGACTCGCGCAGCCCCATGATCATCTCGATAGGCGTCAACGTGCTCAACATTGCCGTGAGCCTGCTGGCCGTGTACGGCCTCAAGCTGGGCTTTGCCGGCATCGCCGTGGGCACGGTCACCGCCCAGTGGGCAGGCCTGCTCTACTGCTGGTGGCTGCTGCGGCACAAGCATCGCGGTCTGCTCTCGCGCATGAGCTGGCACACAGCATTGAGGGGCGGCGGGCTGTGGAGCTTTTTCAGGGTGAACGGCGACATCTTCGCCCGCTCCACACTCATGATGGTGCTCAACCTGTTTTTCATGGCAGTGGGAGCACGCAGCGGCGAGATGGTGCTGGCAGTGAACGCCCTCATCATGCAGCTCTTCACCCTCTTCTCCTATTTCATGGACGGTATCGCCATGGCCGGCGAGGCCCTTGTGGGCAAGTACTGGGGCATGAACCGCGGCAAGCGGCTGCACAGCTGCGTGCTGCGCCTCTTCGGGTGGGCAGCCGTGCTCACCCTGTTGTGCGCCACGCTCTATGCCGCCGTGCCGGGCAGCATCTTCGGCCTGCTCACCAGCGACAGCCGCGTGGTCGCCGCCAGTGTCGACTACCGCTGGTGGTGTGCCGCCATACCCGTGGCCGGCATGGCAGCCTTTGTGTGGGACGGCGTGTTTATAGGCCTCACCCGCACGCGTGCCATGACGCTGGCCGTGGCTGTAGCCGTGGCGGCATTTTTCGCACTCTATGCCGCACTGCCCCGCTCGATGGGCAACCAGGCGCTGTGGTTCGCCTTTGTGACCTATCTTGCCCTGCGCAGCCTGGTGCAGACGGCACAATACCTGTGGCGCCGGCCAGGCACGAGACCACTGGCCGACTGA
- a CDS encoding succinate dehydrogenase cytochrome b subunit: MWLTKSSVGRKVVMSVTGLFLVLFVTFHALMNVVAVFSPSGYDAVCEFLGANWYAVLGSAVIALAIAIHFIYAAWLTLQNRKARGNDRYAVSKSWKEVDWQSKNMFAIGLIVVCFLILHLVQFWAKMQLPELINNMGGESCIEPYTSGHYALYEVFKHVWVLPVYLIGFAALWFHLTHGFWSAFQTLGVAGDKWIGRWKTCAMWWATILFILFAFTAIYLTWDCAF, from the coding sequence ATGTGGTTAACAAAATCAAGTGTGGGACGAAAAGTGGTGATGAGTGTCACCGGTCTTTTCTTAGTCCTATTTGTGACCTTTCATGCGCTGATGAACGTTGTCGCCGTCTTTTCGCCCAGCGGATATGACGCAGTGTGCGAGTTTCTCGGCGCCAACTGGTATGCAGTCCTGGGCAGTGCCGTGATTGCGCTGGCCATCGCCATCCATTTCATTTATGCAGCCTGGCTCACCCTGCAAAACCGCAAGGCTCGCGGCAACGACCGCTATGCCGTGTCCAAGAGCTGGAAAGAGGTTGACTGGCAAAGCAAGAACATGTTTGCAATAGGTCTTATTGTGGTGTGCTTCCTTATTCTTCACCTGGTACAATTCTGGGCCAAGATGCAGCTGCCCGAGCTCATCAACAACATGGGCGGCGAGAGCTGTATCGAGCCCTACACTTCGGGGCACTATGCCCTCTACGAGGTATTCAAGCACGTGTGGGTGCTGCCGGTATATCTCATTGGCTTTGCAGCCCTGTGGTTCCACCTCACCCACGGCTTCTGGAGCGCATTCCAGACCTTGGGCGTTGCTGGCGACAAGTGGATAGGCCGCTGGAAAACCTGTGCAATGTGGTGGGCAACCATCCTGTTCATCCTCTTTGCTTTCACAGCCATCTATCTCACCTGGGACTGTGCTTTCTAA
- a CDS encoding fumarate reductase/succinate dehydrogenase flavoprotein subunit, which yields MELEKTTAAQPVIDSKIPEGPVAEKWTNYKAHQRLVNPANKRKLDIIVVGTGLAGASAAATLGELGFNVLNFCIQDSPRRAHSIAAQGGINAAKNYQNDGDSVYRLFYDTVKGGDYRSREANVYRLAEVSNNIIDQCVAQGVPFAREYGGLLANRSFGGAQVSRTFYAKGQTGQQLLLGAYSSLNRQIHMGKVKLYTRYEMHDIVIVNGRARGIIAKNLITGKLERFSAHAVVIATGGYGNTYFLSTNAMACNCSAAMAAYRHGAYFANPAYVQIHPTCIPRHGDKQSKLTLMSESLRNDGRIWVPKKIEDAKALQEGSKKGSDIPEEDRDYYLERRYPAFGNLVPRDVASRAAKERCDKGYGVNNTGQAVFLDFSEAINRLGIDVVRQRYGNLFDMYEEITDVNPGELANEINGVKYYNPMMIYPAIHYTMGGIWVDYELQTSVKGLFAIGECNFSDHGANRLGASALMQGLADGYFVLPYTIQNYLADQSLWPRISTDAPEFDKAEQDVKADLDHIFNIHGNRSVDSIHRELGNIMWEYVGMGRTKEGLETALKKLKEIRKEFDTNVFVPGTEEGMNNELDKAWRLRDFITMGELIAYDALSRNESCGGHFREEYQTEEGEAKRDDKNYFYVSCWKYEGSDEKAPTLIKEPLHYEAIKVQTRNYKN from the coding sequence ATGGAACTAGAAAAAACAACTGCTGCTCAGCCCGTAATCGACTCCAAGATTCCCGAAGGTCCTGTAGCTGAGAAGTGGACCAACTATAAAGCACACCAGCGCTTGGTGAACCCTGCCAACAAGCGCAAACTCGACATCATCGTGGTAGGCACTGGCCTTGCCGGCGCATCGGCAGCCGCAACGCTGGGCGAGCTGGGCTTCAACGTGCTCAACTTCTGCATTCAAGACTCGCCGCGCCGCGCTCACTCGATCGCTGCACAAGGCGGTATCAATGCAGCCAAGAATTACCAGAACGACGGCGACTCGGTCTACCGCCTGTTTTACGACACCGTGAAAGGCGGCGACTACCGCAGCCGCGAGGCCAACGTGTACCGCCTGGCCGAGGTGTCCAACAACATCATCGACCAGTGCGTGGCACAGGGCGTGCCCTTTGCCCGCGAGTACGGCGGCCTGCTGGCCAACCGCTCCTTCGGCGGCGCCCAGGTGAGCCGCACCTTCTATGCCAAGGGCCAAACCGGCCAGCAGCTGCTGCTGGGTGCCTACAGCTCGCTCAACCGCCAGATACACATGGGCAAGGTAAAATTGTACACCCGCTACGAGATGCACGACATCGTGATCGTCAACGGCCGTGCCCGCGGCATCATCGCCAAGAACCTCATCACCGGCAAGCTCGAGCGCTTCAGCGCCCACGCTGTGGTCATCGCCACCGGCGGCTATGGCAACACCTACTTCCTGTCGACCAACGCCATGGCCTGCAACTGCTCGGCCGCAATGGCAGCCTACCGCCACGGCGCCTACTTTGCCAACCCTGCCTATGTGCAGATTCACCCCACCTGCATACCCCGCCACGGCGACAAGCAGTCGAAGCTCACGCTCATGTCGGAGTCGCTGCGCAACGACGGCCGCATCTGGGTGCCCAAGAAGATTGAAGACGCCAAGGCTCTGCAAGAAGGCTCCAAGAAGGGCAGCGACATTCCCGAGGAAGACCGCGACTACTACCTGGAGCGCCGCTACCCGGCATTCGGCAACCTGGTGCCACGCGACGTGGCCAGCCGTGCCGCCAAGGAGCGCTGCGACAAGGGCTATGGCGTGAACAACACCGGCCAAGCCGTGTTCCTCGACTTCAGCGAGGCCATCAACCGCCTGGGCATCGACGTGGTGCGCCAGCGCTACGGCAACCTCTTCGACATGTATGAGGAAATCACCGACGTCAACCCCGGCGAGCTCGCCAACGAGATCAACGGCGTGAAATATTACAACCCCATGATGATATATCCCGCCATCCACTACACCATGGGCGGCATCTGGGTCGACTATGAGCTGCAGACCTCGGTGAAGGGCCTCTTCGCCATCGGCGAGTGCAACTTCAGCGATCACGGCGCCAACCGTCTGGGTGCAAGTGCCCTGATGCAGGGTCTGGCCGACGGCTACTTTGTGCTTCCCTACACGATACAAAACTACCTGGCCGACCAGTCGCTGTGGCCACGCATCTCGACCGACGCGCCCGAGTTTGACAAGGCTGAGCAAGACGTGAAGGCCGATCTCGACCACATCTTCAACATCCACGGCAACCGCTCGGTCGACTCGATACACCGCGAGCTGGGCAACATCATGTGGGAATATGTGGGCATGGGCCGCACCAAGGAAGGCCTCGAGACCGCACTCAAGAAGCTCAAGGAAATACGCAAGGAATTTGACACCAACGTCTTTGTGCCCGGCACCGAGGAAGGCATGAACAACGAGCTCGACAAGGCTTGGCGCCTGCGCGACTTCATCACCATGGGCGAGCTCATCGCCTATGACGCCCTGAGTCGCAACGAGAGCTGCGGCGGTCACTTCCGCGAGGAGTACCAGACCGAGGAAGGCGAGGCCAAGCGCGACGACAAGAACTACTTCTACGTCTCCTGCTGGAAATATGAAGGCAGCGACGAGAAGGCGCCTACTCTCATCAAGGAACCTCTGCACTACGAGGCTATCAAGGTTCAAACACGTAACTATAAGAATTAA
- a CDS encoding succinate dehydrogenase/fumarate reductase iron-sulfur subunit, giving the protein MANISFDLKIWRQAGPKEQGHFEKYHMDDIPTDTSFLEMLDILNEQLIEKGEEPIMFDHDCREGICGMCSLYINGHPHGPAQGATTCQLYMRRFHDGETITVEPWRSAAFPVIKDLMVDRNAFDKIQQAGGYVSFACGGAPDANAIPISKEAADEAMNSATCIGCGACVAACKNGSAMLFVGAKVSQFALLPQGKVEAKRRVKAMVAKMDELGFGNCTNTGACASECPKNIKLSNIARLNREFLCAKLSD; this is encoded by the coding sequence ATGGCAAATATAAGTTTTGATCTTAAAATTTGGCGTCAGGCAGGTCCCAAAGAGCAAGGCCACTTCGAGAAGTACCACATGGACGACATCCCCACTGACACCTCATTCCTTGAGATGCTCGACATCCTGAACGAGCAGCTCATCGAAAAAGGCGAAGAGCCTATCATGTTCGACCACGACTGCCGCGAGGGAATATGCGGCATGTGCTCGCTCTACATCAACGGCCACCCGCACGGCCCGGCCCAAGGCGCCACCACATGCCAGCTCTACATGCGCCGCTTCCACGACGGCGAGACTATCACCGTAGAGCCCTGGCGCTCGGCCGCCTTCCCCGTCATCAAGGACTTGATGGTCGACCGCAACGCCTTCGACAAGATTCAGCAGGCCGGCGGCTACGTGAGCTTTGCCTGCGGCGGCGCCCCCGACGCCAACGCCATCCCCATCAGCAAGGAAGCTGCCGACGAGGCTATGAACAGCGCCACCTGCATCGGGTGCGGCGCCTGCGTTGCAGCCTGCAAGAACGGCTCGGCCATGCTCTTTGTTGGAGCCAAGGTGAGCCAGTTTGCCCTGCTCCCGCAAGGCAAGGTCGAAGCCAAGCGCCGCGTCAAGGCCATGGTGGCAAAGATGGACGAGCTGGGCTTCGGCAACTGCACCAACACTGGTGCCTGCGCTTCGGAGTGCCCCAAGAACATCAAGTTGAGCAACATTGCGCGTCTCAACCGCGAATTCCTGTGCGCCAAGCTGAGCGACTAA